A single genomic interval of Eptesicus fuscus isolate TK198812 chromosome 10, DD_ASM_mEF_20220401, whole genome shotgun sequence harbors:
- the NDUFAF4 gene encoding NADH dehydrogenase [ubiquinone] 1 alpha subcomplex assembly factor 4, whose amino-acid sequence MCPEVALAGFPTCRVNLRASCCKEMGAAVVRAIRNFNLENRAAREIGKVKPSAAPRHPSTNRLLREQMSGQEDIKGEIDRKDDKLLSLLRDVYVNSRDPVSSAQDKDAGTPQEPKEFRLPKGNHVNINIENIPKGKVSIVEALTLLNNHKLDPDTWTAEKIAEEYHLEQKDVNSVLKYFDTFEVKIFPSKDMKAIQSK is encoded by the exons ATGTGTCCCGAGGTCGCCCTTGCCGGGTTTCCCACGTGCCGCGTGAACCTGAGGGCATCATGTTGTAAAGAGATGGGGGCCGCGGTGGTTCGCGCGATCAGGAACTTCAACCTGGAGAACCGGGCGGCCCGGGAAATCGGCAAGGTGAAGCCCTCTGCCGCCCCCAGGCACCCCTCCACCAACCGCCTCCTGCGGGAGCAGATGAGCG gcCAAGAGGATATTAAGGGAGAAATTGATAGAAAAGATGACAAATTGCTGTCATTACTGAGAGATGTGTACGTGAATTCCAGAGATCCCGTGTCTTCTGCGCAG GACAAAGATGCTGGAACACCTCAAGAGCCAAAGGAGTTCAGATTGCCGAAAGGCAATCATGTTAACATAAATATTGAGAACATTCCCAAAGGCAAAGTTTCCATTGTAGAGGCTTTGACACTTCTCAATAATCATAAACTTGATCCAGATACATGGACTGCTGAGAAAATAGCAGAAGAATACCATCTAGAACAGAAAGATGTAAATTCCGTTCTCAAATATTTCGATACTTTTGAAGTCAAAATCTTCCCTTCTAAAGACATGAAAGCAATTCAATCAAAATGA